Proteins encoded together in one Halothermothrix orenii H 168 window:
- the thpR gene encoding RNA 2',3'-cyclic phosphodiesterase, with protein MRLFIAVNIPDRTKDLIERKLITIKRQVRQGIKWVKKDNWHITLKFIGEVGDEKVSEIKDSLESISERVKPFSITINGPGAFPDITRPRVMYLSIKEGSDNLTSVYKLLEKDLIDRGFKADDREFTPHLTLARSRRRTDLNQLSKRLNKVVESLEDFKARVNINKLSLMKSELYRTGPVYKEIFSVFLE; from the coding sequence ATGAGGTTATTTATTGCTGTTAATATTCCTGACAGGACAAAAGACCTTATAGAACGTAAACTCATCACTATTAAAAGGCAGGTTAGACAGGGTATAAAATGGGTCAAAAAAGATAACTGGCATATAACCCTGAAATTCATAGGAGAGGTGGGGGATGAGAAAGTCTCCGAAATAAAGGATTCTTTAGAAAGTATTTCAGAGAGAGTAAAACCGTTTTCTATTACAATTAATGGCCCTGGGGCTTTTCCAGATATCACAAGGCCAAGGGTAATGTATTTAAGTATTAAAGAAGGTAGTGATAACCTGACTTCTGTCTATAAACTGTTAGAAAAAGACTTAATAGATAGAGGATTTAAAGCCGATGATAGGGAATTTACTCCACATCTTACTCTGGCCCGGAGCAGGCGAAGAACTGATCTTAACCAGTTATCTAAACGTCTTAATAAAGTAGTAGAAAGTCTTGAAGATTTTAAAGCCAGAGTAAATATAAATAAACTGAGTTTGATGAAAAGTGAGCTTTATAGAACAGGACCAGTGTATAAAGAAATATTTTCAGTTTTTTTAGAATAA
- a CDS encoding tetratricopeptide repeat protein, with protein sequence MKRKYYLLILSIFIFIMAFSTTGLAIEINDNSSFIKGITSYYNQNFDEAIVNLNKAIKNNNNEQIIVDSLYYQTLCYIGKNDIVKAKENILKLKKMGYEFGIIHWKLGEVYLNKHKQFDSPFYNEAKKELEKAYLLGINTTLFHRSLALVYKNLDELDKAEEEYEMIIAQNGQAEDYINLASIYKKLGKVNLAINTYEKALDMTESTQNRISIYSNLAELYMNDKDYEKAIKVLEESKKINPDFVAISTKLGEAYYLSGNYELAREEFEKVVSINDKSYKAYYYLGKIHEINHNEDKAIYYYKQALKYNPEYASAYIALGDIYIRQDKPYLAISHYSTAIEKNPNYPDSHFHLAVTYYILEMEDAAIAELKKTLHLNPNHRGAQKLLEKLTEGE encoded by the coding sequence ATGAAAAGAAAGTATTATTTATTAATATTATCAATTTTTATTTTTATAATGGCATTTAGTACTACAGGACTGGCTATTGAAATTAATGATAATTCTTCATTTATCAAGGGAATAACATCTTATTATAATCAAAACTTTGATGAAGCTATTGTTAATTTAAATAAAGCAATTAAAAATAATAATAATGAACAAATAATAGTTGATTCCCTTTACTATCAAACCCTGTGCTATATTGGGAAAAATGATATTGTCAAAGCTAAAGAAAACATCTTAAAATTAAAAAAAATGGGATATGAATTTGGAATTATTCACTGGAAACTTGGTGAGGTTTACTTAAATAAACATAAACAATTTGATAGTCCATTTTATAATGAAGCAAAAAAAGAACTGGAAAAAGCTTATTTACTTGGTATTAATACTACTCTTTTCCACAGGAGCCTTGCTCTTGTCTATAAAAATCTTGACGAATTAGATAAAGCAGAAGAGGAGTATGAAATGATAATAGCCCAGAATGGACAAGCCGAAGATTATATTAATCTGGCTTCTATTTATAAAAAACTGGGTAAGGTGAATTTGGCCATTAATACTTATGAAAAGGCTCTTGATATGACTGAAAGCACTCAGAATAGGATATCAATTTATTCAAACCTGGCTGAACTTTACATGAATGATAAAGATTATGAGAAGGCGATAAAAGTTCTTGAGGAAAGTAAAAAGATTAATCCTGATTTTGTTGCTATAAGTACTAAACTTGGTGAGGCCTATTATTTAAGTGGCAATTATGAACTGGCCAGAGAGGAATTTGAAAAAGTAGTATCAATCAATGATAAATCCTATAAAGCCTATTATTATCTTGGAAAAATTCATGAAATTAACCACAATGAGGATAAAGCCATTTATTATTATAAACAGGCCCTCAAATATAACCCCGAATATGCCTCAGCATATATCGCTCTGGGAGATATTTATATTAGACAGGATAAACCCTATTTAGCCATTTCCCATTATTCAACTGCAATTGAAAAAAACCCGAATTACCCTGATAGCCATTTCCACCTTGCGGTAACTTATTATATACTAGAAATGGAAGATGCAGCCATTGCTGAATTAAAGAAAACATTACACTTAAATCCAAATCACCGCGGTGCTCAAAAACTGTTAGAGAAATTAACAGAGGGTGAGTAA
- a CDS encoding competence/damage-inducible protein A, with the protein MIAEIISIGTELLHGDIVDTNSAYLAEKLTGCGIDVHYISTVGDNKQRLYKTLQQAVERADLIITTGGLGPTMDDLTREAISEITTCPLVMRPDLVIDIEGYFNHKRTTMTPNNLKQSYLPEGAIPINNPVGTAPGILLEKDNYIIISLPGVPREMKIMFEESVLPYIKKKNNLMIISKELHFIGIGESTLETKLEDIMDSMNPSLALLAGDGEVKLKITGKGRTKKKIENKISEIVKTVRNRVGEYIYGEDETSLPDEIGKLLSKRGVTIALAESCTGGLIGARITDIPGSSAYFKGGVIAYSNEVKINHLGVNKNTINKEGAVSPETAAEMASGVRQRLEADIGLSVTGIAGPEGGTDEKPVGLVYVGLAGIDGEVKTYKLNFKGDRNKNRWLTTQSAFYYLYRYLKFSFK; encoded by the coding sequence GTGATAGCTGAAATAATCTCAATAGGAACAGAATTACTCCATGGTGATATTGTCGATACCAATTCGGCTTACCTGGCTGAAAAATTAACAGGCTGTGGTATAGATGTTCATTATATTAGCACAGTTGGTGATAATAAACAGAGGTTATATAAAACTTTACAACAGGCTGTCGAGAGAGCAGATTTGATTATTACCACTGGTGGTCTTGGTCCAACGATGGATGACCTGACCCGGGAAGCTATATCAGAAATAACAACTTGTCCTTTAGTAATGAGGCCAGACCTTGTTATTGATATTGAAGGTTATTTCAATCATAAAAGAACGACAATGACTCCCAATAACCTGAAACAATCGTATCTTCCTGAAGGGGCAATACCGATAAATAATCCTGTTGGTACTGCTCCTGGAATATTACTTGAGAAAGATAATTATATTATTATATCTTTGCCCGGGGTACCGCGGGAAATGAAGATAATGTTTGAAGAAAGTGTCCTGCCATATATTAAGAAAAAAAATAATTTAATGATTATATCTAAGGAACTACATTTTATTGGAATAGGGGAGTCTACCCTGGAAACAAAGCTAGAAGATATTATGGATTCTATGAACCCTTCCCTGGCATTATTAGCCGGGGATGGAGAAGTAAAATTAAAAATTACCGGTAAAGGAAGAACGAAGAAAAAAATAGAAAATAAAATATCAGAAATAGTCAAAACTGTCAGGAATAGAGTGGGAGAATATATTTACGGAGAAGACGAGACAAGTTTACCGGATGAAATAGGTAAATTATTATCAAAAAGAGGGGTTACCATAGCCCTGGCTGAGTCATGTACTGGGGGACTGATTGGGGCAAGAATTACAGATATACCGGGGAGTTCAGCATATTTTAAAGGAGGAGTCATTGCCTACAGTAATGAAGTTAAGATTAATCATCTCGGAGTTAATAAAAATACAATTAATAAAGAGGGGGCTGTTAGTCCGGAAACTGCAGCTGAAATGGCTAGTGGAGTTCGCCAGAGATTGGAGGCTGACATTGGACTTAGTGTCACCGGTATTGCTGGTCCTGAAGGGGGTACAGATGAAAAACCGGTAGGCCTGGTGTACGTCGGTCTGGCCGGGATTGATGGTGAGGTAAAAACATATAAATTAAATTTTAAAGGTGATCGTAATAAAAACAGGTGGTTAACTACTCAGTCTGCTTTTTATTATTTATACCGGTATCTTAAATTTTCTTTTAAATGA
- a CDS encoding AAA family ATPase, whose translation MVKEVGIGAGIGVLIILALKGFNILPVIFFGFLVFFLWQMLSPSLSISSQTGIKEGNKKIPHVKFDDIGGQETAKNELIEALNFVKNLDRIKYMGIRPIKGILLSGPPGTGKTMLAKASARYTDSVFKATSGSEFIEMYAGLGAKRVRQLFKEARQSAKKYGKSSAIVFIDEIDVVGGKRGQVTSHLEYDQTLNQLLVEMDGLSVDDEVQILVMATTNRIDILDPALLRPGRFDRIVQVDLPAKEGRLSILKIHTSNKPLAEEVNLEQIARETFGFSGAHLENLTNEAAIMAMRGNEDQIHQKHFLEAIDKVIMGEKLDRRPGKEELKRIAVHETGHALVGEKFCPGSVSAITITSRGKALGYVRHNPRDDMYLQTRDYIEKQIGISIAGAIAEDILLNDRSTGATNDFKKAVKLANKMVASGMTDLGVVEESTVPKQLLHEERTKIFKKVEKKVRNIINNNKEIMEKITRKLVEEERFSGDELRRLLNN comes from the coding sequence GTGGTTAAAGAAGTAGGAATTGGAGCAGGAATTGGGGTTTTAATAATTCTTGCCCTTAAAGGTTTTAATATACTTCCGGTAATCTTTTTTGGTTTTCTTGTGTTTTTTCTATGGCAGATGCTTTCTCCTTCATTATCCATTAGCAGTCAAACAGGTATAAAAGAAGGGAATAAAAAAATACCTCATGTTAAGTTTGATGATATTGGTGGGCAGGAAACGGCCAAGAATGAATTGATTGAAGCCTTAAATTTTGTAAAAAACCTGGACAGGATTAAATATATGGGGATCAGGCCTATTAAAGGTATTCTGTTGAGTGGTCCTCCGGGAACCGGTAAGACAATGCTGGCAAAAGCGTCAGCCCGTTATACCGATTCTGTTTTCAAGGCAACTTCAGGAAGTGAATTTATTGAGATGTATGCTGGATTAGGAGCCAAAAGGGTTAGACAACTTTTTAAAGAAGCAAGACAATCAGCCAAAAAGTATGGAAAGTCAAGTGCCATTGTTTTTATTGATGAAATAGATGTTGTTGGGGGTAAAAGGGGACAGGTGACCAGCCATCTTGAATATGATCAGACTTTAAATCAATTACTTGTTGAAATGGATGGTTTATCTGTTGATGATGAAGTTCAAATCCTGGTTATGGCAACAACCAACAGGATTGATATCCTTGATCCCGCTTTATTAAGACCAGGTCGTTTTGATAGAATTGTTCAGGTAGATTTACCAGCTAAAGAGGGCCGATTAAGTATTTTAAAGATCCATACGTCAAATAAACCCCTGGCAGAAGAAGTTAATCTGGAGCAGATAGCCCGGGAAACATTTGGATTCTCAGGGGCTCATCTAGAAAATCTTACGAATGAAGCAGCTATCATGGCCATGCGAGGCAATGAAGATCAGATTCATCAAAAGCATTTTCTTGAAGCAATAGACAAGGTAATCATGGGTGAAAAGTTGGATCGTCGCCCCGGTAAAGAAGAATTGAAAAGAATTGCTGTCCATGAAACCGGTCATGCCTTAGTTGGTGAGAAGTTCTGTCCTGGCTCTGTTTCTGCAATAACCATTACTTCAAGAGGAAAGGCCCTGGGTTATGTCCGCCATAATCCCAGAGATGATATGTATTTGCAGACCAGAGACTATATTGAAAAACAAATCGGTATCAGCATTGCCGGAGCAATTGCAGAAGATATTCTATTAAATGATAGGAGTACCGGAGCAACCAACGATTTTAAAAAAGCCGTAAAACTGGCCAATAAAATGGTGGCTTCAGGGATGACTGATCTCGGTGTTGTTGAGGAAAGTACCGTTCCTAAACAATTACTCCATGAGGAAAGAACCAAAATATTTAAAAAAGTAGAGAAAAAAGTCCGCAATATCATTAATAATAATAAAGAAATTATGGAAAAGATTACGCGTAAGTTGGTTGAAGAAGAAAGGTTTTCGGGAGATGAACTAAGGAGATTATTAAATAATTAG
- a CDS encoding phosphatidylglycerophosphatase A family protein: MNKDMFRILNKVIATGFFSGYLPVAPGTWGSLLALILIIFFPGLLTIPVLLLTIVTGITVASLEENFTGIKDKPSIVIDEITGIFITFTGVEINWWVLLAGFILFRFFDIFKPFPINRSQNLPSGLGIMMDDILAGLLSMSIIKLVFIFI; this comes from the coding sequence ATGAATAAAGATATGTTCAGGATACTAAATAAAGTAATAGCAACAGGTTTTTTCTCAGGATATCTCCCTGTGGCCCCTGGAACCTGGGGTTCATTACTGGCATTAATTTTAATTATATTTTTTCCGGGATTACTTACTATCCCGGTGCTCCTTTTGACCATTGTAACAGGAATAACAGTCGCTTCCCTTGAAGAAAATTTTACAGGAATAAAAGATAAACCCAGCATTGTAATTGATGAAATAACCGGTATTTTTATCACATTTACAGGGGTTGAAATCAACTGGTGGGTTTTATTAGCAGGGTTTATCCTATTCAGGTTTTTTGATATTTTCAAGCCATTTCCAATAAATAGGTCTCAGAATTTACCCTCAGGACTAGGAATTATGATGGATGATATTCTGGCTGGATTATTAAGTATGTCTATTATTAAACTGGTCTTTATTTTTATATAG
- the pgsA gene encoding CDP-diacylglycerol--glycerol-3-phosphate 3-phosphatidyltransferase — protein MNLPNKLTLTRIILVPVFMGFLFLRKDYPGYAEVLALITFVVAAVTDGLDGYLARKHKIVTKFGKIVDPLADKLLISAALISFVAMKEISAWAAIIIIGRELAITGLRVVAASEGSVISASYWGKWKTTLQIIAIIALILDPEIIPLPFNLSSILLWVAVTITVISGIMYFKNADIDFFKEEKDE, from the coding sequence ATGAATTTGCCTAATAAATTAACATTGACCCGTATAATACTCGTACCTGTTTTTATGGGTTTTTTATTTCTCCGTAAGGACTACCCCGGTTATGCTGAAGTACTGGCCTTGATAACATTTGTTGTTGCAGCGGTTACCGATGGACTTGATGGATACCTGGCCCGTAAACACAAAATTGTAACCAAATTTGGAAAGATTGTTGATCCTCTGGCCGATAAACTGTTAATATCAGCAGCCTTAATTTCATTTGTGGCTATGAAAGAAATTTCAGCCTGGGCTGCAATTATTATTATAGGCCGGGAACTGGCCATTACGGGCTTAAGGGTAGTTGCTGCCAGTGAAGGTTCTGTTATTTCGGCCAGCTACTGGGGAAAATGGAAAACTACCCTACAGATTATTGCAATAATAGCTTTGATCCTTGATCCTGAGATTATTCCACTTCCTTTTAATCTGTCCAGTATTCTCTTATGGGTTGCTGTAACCATTACGGTTATATCAGGAATTATGTACTTTAAAAATGCCGACATTGACTTTTTTAAAGAAGAAAAGGATGAATAA
- the rimO gene encoding 30S ribosomal protein S12 methylthiotransferase RimO: MIKVGLISLGCPKNQVDSEIMLGFLSNDKNFTEVDDLELADVIVINTCGFIQDAKEESIETILEAGQYKSVGNCKALIVTGCLTQRYREEILENMPEVDAILGTGNFDKIIPTIKKVLKGQRVSNIGNPTFNYNDVPRKIRTSHFAYVKIAEGCDNRCTYCSIPYIRGKLTSRPIEDIYNEVVKLGQQGIKEIILVAQDTTQYGKDIYGKSMLLPLLKELVEIDSIKWIRLLYCYPERITDELLFFIAENNKICNYLDLPIQHSSNKIRRLMNRKGSREELINLIKRVRELVPDIVIRTSLIVGFPGETDEDFNDLFNFVKEIKFDRLGVFKYSREENTPAASFPGQISEKIKDERYNKIMEVQQKISRNKNQERIGEKVKVLIDELTDEMAIGRTQYDAPEIDNQVYVSCNGKISEGDMILCRVTEAYEYDLLGECIYEFA; this comes from the coding sequence ATGATTAAAGTAGGGCTTATATCACTTGGATGTCCTAAAAATCAAGTTGACAGTGAAATAATGTTAGGTTTTTTATCTAATGATAAAAATTTTACTGAAGTTGACGACCTTGAGTTAGCAGATGTTATAGTTATTAATACATGTGGTTTTATTCAGGATGCAAAAGAAGAATCGATAGAAACGATTCTTGAAGCTGGTCAGTACAAATCTGTAGGGAATTGTAAAGCTTTAATTGTTACCGGTTGTTTAACACAACGGTATAGAGAAGAAATACTGGAGAATATGCCAGAAGTTGATGCTATTCTGGGAACAGGAAATTTTGATAAAATAATTCCTACAATTAAAAAGGTCTTAAAAGGTCAAAGGGTTAGTAATATAGGTAATCCGACTTTTAACTATAATGATGTTCCCCGGAAAATCAGGACTTCACATTTTGCATATGTTAAAATAGCTGAAGGTTGTGATAACAGGTGTACCTATTGCAGTATTCCCTATATACGAGGAAAACTAACAAGTCGACCGATAGAAGATATTTATAATGAGGTTGTAAAACTGGGTCAGCAGGGGATTAAAGAAATCATTCTTGTAGCCCAGGATACAACTCAGTATGGAAAAGATATTTATGGTAAAAGTATGCTCTTACCTCTATTAAAAGAACTGGTTGAGATTGATAGTATTAAATGGATCAGGTTATTATACTGTTATCCTGAAAGAATAACCGATGAGTTGTTGTTTTTTATTGCAGAAAACAATAAAATATGTAACTATCTGGATCTCCCCATTCAGCATTCTTCAAATAAGATAAGGAGATTAATGAATAGGAAAGGAAGCCGGGAAGAACTTATAAACTTGATAAAAAGAGTAAGGGAACTGGTTCCTGATATAGTAATCAGAACATCATTAATTGTAGGTTTTCCCGGAGAAACAGATGAAGACTTTAATGATTTATTTAATTTTGTCAAAGAAATTAAATTTGATAGACTCGGTGTATTCAAATACTCCCGGGAAGAAAATACTCCTGCAGCTTCATTTCCTGGACAGATTAGTGAAAAAATTAAAGACGAGAGATATAATAAAATTATGGAGGTCCAGCAGAAAATATCAAGAAATAAAAATCAGGAAAGAATAGGTGAGAAGGTAAAAGTATTAATAGATGAACTAACAGATGAAATGGCTATAGGAAGGACCCAGTATGATGCCCCTGAAATTGATAACCAGGTTTATGTCTCCTGTAATGGAAAAATTAGTGAAGGTGACATGATTTTATGCAGGGTTACTGAGGCTTATGAATATGATTTACTGGGAGAGTGTATTTATGAATTTGCCTAA
- a CDS encoding DUF2103 domain-containing protein encodes MGGKYRDNKIKQEHTVLDEIMPFLEEIAKLTPVKSIIPGRINRRKGSGIQAYLQLKYNTPSGLKIIGKTSSSLQEVFVVTDEPEKTVKLLKEKDFVK; translated from the coding sequence TTGGGTGGTAAATATAGAGATAATAAGATTAAGCAGGAGCATACTGTTCTTGATGAGATTATGCCTTTTCTAGAGGAGATTGCTAAATTAACTCCGGTTAAGAGTATCATACCGGGTAGGATTAACAGGAGAAAAGGAAGTGGAATACAGGCTTATCTTCAACTTAAGTACAATACACCAAGTGGTCTTAAAATCATAGGAAAAACAAGTTCGTCCTTACAGGAAGTATTTGTTGTTACCGATGAGCCTGAAAAGACGGTAAAACTTTTGAAAGAAAAAGATTTTGTTAAGTAG
- a CDS encoding TIGR01212 family radical SAM protein (This family includes YhcC from E. coli K-12, an uncharacterized radical SAM protein.): MDIYYRYSKYLKEKYGVKTYKLPVNIPVSCPNRDGFLSEGGCSFCGEMGAGFENYPASMSVKEQLEKNKTYIGNKYGAEKFIAYFQNFSNTYLPVEKLLKYLEEATEVNDIAAIILSTRPDCINNVYLKKIKEKMEKKVPEINLGLELGLQTVNYHTLTRVNRGHTLGEVIDAILNAQKYNFEIGIHLILNLPGDNMVDVIENAKIISALKVDNVKLHALYIREGTEFAEKYKKGEFDIIPLEEYVERVITFLEYLDPQIAIQRLLGRAPEEKTLFANWDKSWWKIYNIIIEEMKKRKTYQGKKFEYLQGKALKKFIK; the protein is encoded by the coding sequence ATGGACATATATTATCGTTACTCAAAATATTTAAAGGAAAAGTATGGAGTTAAAACATATAAATTACCAGTTAATATACCGGTTAGCTGTCCCAATCGTGATGGTTTTTTAAGTGAGGGTGGGTGTTCATTTTGTGGTGAAATGGGAGCAGGGTTTGAAAATTATCCCGCTTCTATGTCAGTTAAAGAACAATTAGAAAAGAATAAAACATATATTGGTAATAAATATGGTGCTGAGAAGTTTATTGCCTATTTTCAGAATTTCTCAAACACATATTTACCTGTTGAAAAATTGCTTAAATACCTTGAAGAAGCTACAGAAGTTAATGATATTGCTGCCATAATTTTGTCTACCAGACCTGATTGTATCAACAATGTCTATTTAAAAAAAATAAAAGAGAAAATGGAAAAAAAAGTCCCTGAAATTAATCTGGGGCTTGAACTGGGATTACAGACTGTAAATTATCATACCCTGACCAGGGTAAACAGGGGACATACACTTGGAGAGGTTATTGATGCAATTTTAAATGCCCAAAAATATAATTTTGAGATAGGGATTCACCTCATTCTTAACTTGCCTGGTGATAACATGGTAGATGTAATTGAAAATGCTAAAATAATTTCAGCTTTAAAGGTGGATAATGTAAAGCTACATGCATTATATATCAGGGAAGGAACTGAATTTGCTGAAAAATATAAAAAAGGTGAGTTTGATATAATACCTCTTGAAGAATATGTTGAGAGGGTTATAACTTTTTTAGAATACCTTGACCCTCAAATAGCTATTCAGAGATTACTCGGGAGAGCACCTGAAGAAAAGACATTGTTTGCAAACTGGGATAAAAGCTGGTGGAAAATATACAATATCATCATTGAAGAAATGAAGAAGAGAAAAACTTATCAGGGAAAGAAGTTTGAATACCTTCAGGGGAAGGCTTTAAAGAAATTCATCAAATAA
- a CDS encoding tRNA (mnm(5)s(2)U34)-methyltransferase: MRNCYQIRNDFIQAVEFSHDLFRVHVKKGSTVIDATAGNGHDTCFLASLVGEKGQVYSFDIQKKAIEKTKALLKEQNLEERVYLIHDGHENLDNYIKGQFIDGVIFNLGYLPGGDKKIITTPDTTITALKKCLPLIKPGGIVVIVIYTGHEGGKDEEEKIIKYAEKLNYTEYNVLRYHFINQRKTPPQVLAIKKRL, from the coding sequence GTGAGGAATTGTTATCAAATAAGGAATGATTTTATTCAGGCCGTTGAGTTTTCCCATGATCTTTTCAGGGTTCATGTAAAAAAAGGTTCAACAGTAATAGACGCAACAGCCGGAAATGGACATGATACCTGCTTTTTAGCAAGCCTTGTCGGTGAAAAAGGACAGGTTTATTCTTTTGATATTCAAAAGAAAGCTATTGAAAAGACTAAAGCTCTTTTAAAAGAACAAAACCTGGAAGAAAGGGTTTATCTTATTCATGATGGGCATGAAAACCTGGATAATTACATAAAAGGGCAGTTTATAGATGGTGTTATTTTTAATCTGGGATATTTACCCGGGGGAGATAAAAAAATAATAACCACACCTGATACAACTATTACTGCTCTTAAAAAATGTCTTCCTCTGATCAAACCAGGGGGAATAGTTGTTATAGTTATATATACTGGACATGAGGGAGGTAAGGATGAAGAAGAAAAGATAATAAAATATGCGGAGAAACTCAATTATACTGAATATAATGTGCTCCGTTATCATTTTATAAATCAGAGAAAAACACCACCTCAGGTTCTGGCCATTAAAAAAAGGCTATAG
- a CDS encoding ISLre2-like element ISHor2 family transposase, translating into MVNILLQNITDINTLEKAALELARQIMEKVIEKLEEELFKNKDKNLEVVRFLERTISTKVGNIKLRRRLYKDQKTGKSVILLDKKLGLKKKKRVSGEYLKLLVILASKMSYRQVEEVLAEAGFPHLSHTTIFNEVRDFGKRESERLKHEKEEVFTGGKILKGEEKEIPLLFIEADGIMVGSQEEGGKKLEIKLGLIHEGWEYTSPAKKRKRLKEPQIVAGVYGKADDFYEELIHQISKKYNLENTLVVLNGDGASWIQKTSKEYFENIIVQLDRYHIKRDIGLYFGREVADDLCRVLAEGRKQVFLDTLESLICMGETAENREKRRKIIKHFKKYEEHLLDYRYRIPTELRNKELHGMGAAEGYVDKNVARRMKNQGMNWSKKGAEAMARILMLKHNKELKERLGDQYYTIKNPVRKIKYMFKKVDRDWSKWLQAKIPAINGPDSGKDWVKAIRGLATI; encoded by the coding sequence ATGGTAAATATTTTACTACAAAACATAACAGATATCAATACCTTGGAGAAGGCAGCACTGGAACTTGCAAGGCAGATAATGGAGAAGGTAATAGAAAAGCTTGAAGAAGAGCTATTTAAAAATAAAGATAAAAATTTAGAAGTAGTAAGATTTTTAGAAAGAACGATATCGACTAAAGTTGGAAACATCAAGCTTAGAAGGCGACTATATAAAGACCAAAAAACAGGAAAAAGCGTCATTTTACTGGACAAAAAACTGGGGTTAAAAAAGAAAAAAAGAGTAAGTGGAGAATACCTAAAACTGCTGGTAATACTGGCAAGTAAGATGAGCTACAGGCAAGTGGAGGAAGTACTGGCTGAAGCCGGTTTTCCCCATTTAAGCCATACAACTATCTTTAATGAAGTCAGGGATTTTGGAAAAAGGGAGTCAGAGAGACTCAAACATGAAAAAGAGGAAGTATTCACTGGAGGTAAGATTTTAAAAGGAGAGGAAAAAGAAATACCACTACTATTCATTGAAGCTGACGGGATAATGGTTGGTAGTCAGGAAGAAGGAGGAAAGAAGCTGGAAATCAAACTGGGATTAATCCATGAGGGCTGGGAATACACTAGTCCAGCAAAAAAACGGAAGAGATTGAAGGAGCCACAAATAGTAGCAGGAGTCTATGGAAAAGCAGATGACTTTTATGAAGAATTAATCCATCAAATAAGCAAAAAATATAATCTTGAAAACACTTTAGTAGTATTAAACGGGGACGGTGCCAGCTGGATACAAAAGACCAGTAAGGAATACTTTGAAAATATAATAGTACAACTGGATAGGTATCATATAAAAAGAGATATAGGATTATACTTTGGAAGAGAAGTTGCAGATGATTTATGCAGGGTATTAGCAGAAGGAAGAAAGCAGGTATTTCTGGACACATTGGAATCGTTAATATGTATGGGAGAAACAGCTGAAAACCGAGAAAAGAGGAGGAAAATAATAAAGCATTTTAAAAAGTATGAAGAGCACTTATTAGATTACAGATATCGAATACCAACAGAATTAAGGAATAAAGAATTACATGGGATGGGAGCAGCTGAGGGCTATGTGGATAAGAATGTGGCTCGCAGGATGAAGAACCAGGGAATGAATTGGAGCAAAAAAGGTGCTGAGGCAATGGCTAGAATTTTAATGTTAAAACATAACAAGGAATTAAAAGAAAGACTTGGAGATCAGTATTACACAATAAAAAACCCGGTAAGGAAAATAAAATATATGTTTAAGAAAGTGGACAGGGATTGGAGTAAGTGGTTACAGGCAAAAATACCTGCAATAAATGGTCCAGATAGCGGTAAAGATTGGGTAAAAGCAATAAGAGGACTGGCAACTATTTAG